The following DNA comes from Heliangelus exortis chromosome 2, bHelExo1.hap1, whole genome shotgun sequence.
GAAGCATTCAGATTACTGATCAGTTCTGAAAGTTATGAGTTGAGGGGccatgaaaaatgtaaaaattatgtGCATAGGTTCTGGTCCTTTATTTATACAAACCTTCTACCAAAAACAAGTGACTTCAGTGCCAAATTCATCCCATGCTTCCAAACAACAGTAATTCACAGTAAAAATGCATGAggatctaaaagaaaaaaatatttcagtgactAGTTCACTAATTTCACTGCTAGTGAAAAGTCAGATGAACCCATGGTTTTATGGGGTCCCCAACAATTCAAGTCAGTCCTCTGAAGGTAACCAAGTCATTCTCAATCCTTTTCCAagtaaagagaaaagagagcaCAATGTTTACATAACATTATATAATATTTATgtctaaaaacatttttaataatctcTTGAGAACACTGACAAATGAAGAGGCAAAGATATTCTGTGGAGAAATTATTCTACTCAATTATTTACAGTGGATGGATATTTTTAGAATTCTAATTTGAAATGTAtccattctctttcttttgtagGTGGCTGGTATTAGGTATTGCCATGGTGCGGTTTTATGTACAGAAAGGAACACATAGAGGCTTATTCAGAAGCGTTCAAAAGACGCTTAAATTTTTCCAGACATTTGCTTTGCTTGAGGTAAATTTTAAGCATTAGTTTGGTTTACTGGATGCTGTATATCATAGGCAAAACACGTTAATAACCCAGATTTAATACCAAAATATTAGATTAGTGCTTAAAGCCCTTTTAACTCTATTATTTACAaaagttttttgggggggcaggGTGGCTACTTGAAAGAAATGGGCACGCTTATTTCAAACCTTATTCTACTATTTCTTTAAATCAAATACTGCTTAGGAACTGCTTTATTTGAGagtctttaaataaaaaggcaaaatctCTGAAGACCTTCTCTCCAGCAGATCAATTGTGTAGTGTAGTAGAGctctcatctccatctccaaaGGTGATAGCTTCTCTCTCGCTGCTTATATTGGGCTCATTATCCTTCtgtgccttttctgcttctgcttgtTTCCAGACTGAATTCACATGCCCCATATAATCTGGTTCTGTGCATGTTGTGTAAAGTATTCTTTAAATAATACGACTTTTGCTAACGATGCACTAGGGGTCTCAGTTTATGATACATccatatatatctatatcaatctatctatatatatctatatagaGTGTATCGAGCACTTGCAGTGCTTTCCCAGGCACAACAAAGAGCGCCTCTCtacattttaacttttttctcaaTCTccttacaataaaaaaaaagttcaagcaATTTCTAAAATCATGTGGCCAGCTATGTATAGGCTTTTATTCCATTAAACTTTCACAATAAATCATTCTAGTAAAAACtctcaaaataatgaaaaacccTCTATTTACTAAATATTACTGAccagaaaatacaataaatcTGAAGCTTCATTGTTGTAATTGGAAAAAATATGCTATTAAGCTTACTAGTtgaaaaagtaaatgttttgtAAGTATCCAAATATGTAATATATACAATTAATTagcaaaagaaatctttttcatGACACAGATCAGATACTGATCTACCACAGCATTAATTTCCAGGCTctaatgtttgtttcttttaaagactGTTAATTGGAGACAAAtacctcttctccttcagaatTAAGCCTAGGTTTATAGTAATATCAAAGGGCCATGTATATACTGTAGAAAGTGACATACTGTACATCAGTAACCTCTaacttatttttgtttacaGGTAGTCCACTGTGCAGTTGGTGAGTTCCTTGTTTTAGTTTCTCCTGTAACTAATTAAAACATGAATTGTGGGACAGAGataacatgtttttctttttaaggaataGTTCGCACATCTGTGCTTGTGACTGGGGTCCAAGTGAGTTCAAGAATCTTCATGGTGTGGTTCATTGCACATAGTATAAAACAGGTATGTGTGTGAACAAgttgtgttttggttgtttttagAGAGAAACTATTTATACAGTTCTCATTTCACAAAgatcaatttaaaaattaaggacATTCCTACAGACAATACTTTGATACTTGAGTGTGACTTCGGAAGTTGGGGTTACAGGATGGAACTCGCATGCTTCCAGCCAGGAGACTGAGCCTGGGTCTTAGCTGTTATCAGCCATCCTTGGCATTATGCTGGCTGTGGTCTGCCTAAGTGAGATCTATGACTACTGCTGTTACTTACCAGGACATCTACCACAGTGTTATTCCATTCTTTTTCACAAACTTGAATTAGCACTTACTGAATTAATCTAAACAAAAATGCCTACATGAAAATATATCTGGATATACATGGTTGTgattttgcaatttattttggGAACCGTTTCAAGTTTTGAATGTTATAGCAATATTAACATTTGATGTAATGAatgctgcattttttcattaaaaatatgtaaagtCATCCAGCATTCCACAGAGACACTTAAGGTCCTGTATAAATTACCATAGTTTATGTGCCTGACTGTAGTTGGTTATTGTAAgtctagggttttttttagcagaatGAAACAAGCAGACTCCTTGCAGCTAGTAGATAGGACATTCAGTTCAGTTTCTGAGGTCTGCTTTCTGTGGAGGGCATGTGAGAATTAAGTAATAGATTCCGAGTTAGTGCTCCTGAATAAAATCTGAGCCATTAAACTGTCTCACCAGCAGATGGCATATACCTTTCTGCTGATGAGATACAGTACCTGCCTCCGTTGTCAGATCTCTTTTGTTTCAGTTCACAGAAGACTCATTATCTAcacttcatcttttcttttactATTGCTTTTCTTAACATGGAACAGGCtttttttaggtttggtttggtttttcttttttttttttaaatctgttttcattcttcCCTTAGGGTAAAATGTCTACAAGATTAACAAGTTTTTTTAACATGAGCCCTGGAACACAGTGCTGCATTTTGCCATCTAGTTGTTATCTGCAGTGGATTAAATCTTTAGTATATCcagaaatttcttctgtttcctctgtttTCAGTATAGTAGGTCAAGCTGTGTCTGAGAAAAAATACATCTGAATGTATGTGTGATTTTATTCCTCACTGTTATTGCTTAGCAGGCATGAATGTTCAGGGTCACTTTAGGTGGTGAGAGGCATGTTAGTGATGATAGCCAGACACAGATCTCTCTGCTTGACTGGAGATTTGCAAGGCAACAGATAGGAATTCTCTGCATACTTATTTAAAGCTCTTCTGCTTGGATTTAGCACTGTGACACGAATCCAAGTTTGGGTTATCAATGTTTGTCTCTAATCGCATGAGACTAAGAACAGCCTAATTCTGTCTTTGCCTCTGCTTACTTGTTTGGATGTCTTTGCACTTCAGTTGTTGCTATTTGTGACTGTGGTGGTATTTTTatatctccttttcttttgtgatGTTGCTGAGGTCCTTCCACTAGAAGCGTACCTTCTTTGACAGGCATACTGAGGGCACAATTTTATGAGATGAGCATTTATAGTTCCTCTTAACTTTTGACAGAGTTGCTCATTTTCAATGTCTTTGACATCTATTAAGCTTTGCCACTTCATTGcactttattaaataaatttgtttcacttttttgtacttaaaaaaaaagaaacagctcgtgttactttattttatttcacaaacATCCCTGGAGCTTTTCAGCCTTCAGGCATGGAAGTGTATTACAAAATTCCTCCccttttaaagaaagcaaaattacttgGTTGTAATTCTTCTCAGAAGATAGTGTTTGTAATAGATTCCCATGTACCTTCTCCTTATTTGGGGAGTTTAGTTTATTTGTTCAATTAGAGTGAAAAAGGACCAATGTTTTGAAACAGCAGATAGATGTGCTACCTACTGATGAGGCAGTTTAATGACTCAGAACTTAAATCTTGAGCAGAATTGTTGAGTGTACTCAAAGCTCCTGATCTACCAACTACGCTTCTTTTAGTGACCCATCTGTGTTTCAGCTCCTTAACTATCTTACTACTCCCTGAAGTCTGCCAAATTTGATGTTTGTGACAAAGTTCCAGTTAGTAATACTAAGTTATActaagaattttcttttgtgtaacATTTCTTGGAGATGTGCATTATATGGcgaaaaataaggaaaataaaaagagaagaatctAGGAGATAGAATAATAAAATCTAGGCTGCATAAAAACTGATTATGCAAGCagtgttgttttcttcttgctatTTTGAGGAGTAAGACAACAGAGAAGTAAATTAACCACAAGTAAAAAGAGGGAGACAGATAGCATAGTGAAAATTCAGCTAAAGAATAAAGTGGAGGAACAAAGGGGTTTATATGTTGATATGTGCATAATGGGTAAAGATTGCTCAGTTTGCAAAATGTCTGTATATTACTAATACATATGATGAAGGACTGTACCTGGTAATGGTTTCAGCATATCACTTTGATgccaaaatttttttcatttacaagATGTTAGTTCTGTTCCATATATCTTAAACAGAAGTCTGTTGCAGTTTGCACAGAAAAGAAGCTTAAGGATGAAGAAAGTGTTGGTTCTTTATACTTCTGCAGATCCAGAATGAGGAGAGCGTTATACTTTTTCTGGTCGTATGGACTGTGACAGAGATTACTCGATATTCCTTCTACACATTCAACCTGCTCAACCATTTGCCATACTTCATTAAATGGGCCAGGTGGAGATGTCTTGCACTTCAGTTTCTCATGGTTCTGTGCATGTTAGTTTCACGCATGCTGAGCTAACACACAGGAGAGCAGATGTTTGAGCTTTGGTTATGTGTCAGCAGGTTGCAAGTCAGTTGCTTTCTGTACTTGGGATCATTGTTACttcctttaaaatgttaaaaatattttagctgaCATTTTGGGCTGTGATTTGTTCTTTGCTTTGTGTGTCTCACAGTTTGAACTCTGCTTTTCTTGATCTTTTGAGTGATCTTTTAACTTACAGTATGACTCCTTAAGATGCTTTTGAATGCAATGCCCAAAATTAAGCACCTGTGCTAGTCTTTGTGGATTTCAGGTCTTTGAAAGTGTGGGAACTGCTGTCACTCTAATCTACATGCATATAATTACTTCATATTATTAGTCTGCTTTATCAGTGCTTTTGTAAGGTTACATTCATGTTAAATATTGGCTTAGTTTAGCCCTCTTAGTATGTTCCATATCAAAACAGCTTTGATTTTGAGGCATACTTTAGGTTGGCTACTTGATCAGATGTACTGCAGAAACTGCATGTTAAGCAGGAGACTTAATTGGAAGAATAATACTCTCTGGAGTCATTACTTGAAAAATACATGTAAGAAAACCAGACTTACACAGTTAGAAGGCAAATATCTTAGCTCTCTTTAGCCCAAGCAACTCTTGTTTAAAAcagtgtttgtttgttttccattatttttcctgtatttccttGATTTTTGGTTTATTGATAATGCAGCTCTGATGCTTCTAATGCACTTTTATCATGTCTGATATCTATATTcattcttaaaatatattatacaTAATATAGTTAAATCACCTATTATCTAGGGTGGTAGGCTTGGTTATATTTAAGCAGTAAATGGcaaacttaaaaataatcaggtctagtttcattaaaaaatttttaTGTAGGcttcaaaaagagaaatgcatTCAGAAAGCACTACTTTGACAGATAGATACACTTTTTGCCATGAAGTTGGTGTATCTTGaataacagatatttttttgttgttatagTAGAcaataggaaaaacaaacattcTCACAGCAGGGCTATGTGATGAAACtataaacaaaacatttgaaaatgtattGTCTTTTCATAGGGTCCAAAATATCCCATCAAGGTTTTTTTGATAATCAAACAGCACAACTGGGCATAAATTCTGTACTCCGAGGGAGCTGGAAATTTCTGATCTTCAGCTTATAATTATAACATATTTGCCTGTCATTATTTAAATAGGTATAGGTGAATATAGGTATACTTTGAGACCTCTAAGGCCAGCTGAGGAGGTTTTTTGTAGGGTTGCTGCTGTTTTGGAGCTCATCTCTTTTGGCAGCAGAGTGCACACTGTACCTTCCACTCTGTGTGACAGCTCTGTGTGTCACTGCTGTTCCCTGCATGAACGTGAAAGCTGCTCCTTTGGAGAAACTGCATCTCCATGGTGCACTACACATAAGGGCAGCACAAACTCTACTGATTATGTTTTCCATCTGTCACCACCTGTGTGGCCTGGAGCATTCAAaccactttttttgtttgtttgttttgtttgttttggtttttgaaCTGAATGCCTCTGCCTTTTATTTGATTATATTCTCCCCATTAAAAGGGATCTGATAAATTTCTGACACTctaatttcctgtattttctatttttctgggtttttcaatttccatttctgttagCAGCAAAAGTAGTAGTATTTGGATTCCCCACGTGGCAGTGGGTAAAACAGGCATCTGATGTTCCTCAATGCTTTTGTTAACttgaaagaaattataataCATGTAGTTTACCCAGTGTGCATGCACTGTTACCAAGCTATTTAGGATCATGACAATTTGGGATCCAGTCCTGGTCTGAATCTTGTTGGCTGGAGAAAGATcagtaaattaaaagaaaaaaaaaagacattattgGAATTTACaaatttgcagatttttttttactttttattattaaaaagacaTAGAAACACTTTGATACTTCAcgtttttaaatgaaaaagactGAGGAATGTGTTCTCTCTAAACCTATGCAATGATATCCAAAGTGATTGAAACTGTATTCTCTGCCAAGTCAGGATGTGGTCATTGATTTTGGTGCAGAAACTACTGTAATACATTGCTGTGCCACTAATAGCAAGAGAAATTTTTAATTCAAGAAGTATTTCTcaccactgttttttttttttatgcagatACAACTTTTTTATCGTTTTGTATCCTGCTGGAGTTGCAGGTGAACTGCTAACCATATATGCTGCTTTACCCTATGTGAAGAAGACAGGGATGTTTTCACTGAGACTTCCCAACAAATACAATGTCTCCTTTGACTACTATTACTTCCTTATTATTGTCATGTTATCCTACGTGCCTTGTAAGTATTACCTAACTGTAGTAATGTTAACAACATAATAATCAATTATCAGCAATGCTGGAAACACTGCCTATAGTTAAATTTGCTGAACAATTTCAGCTGTGAAAGTCTGCCTTTTGTTGTTCTCAGCTTTGCTGGGCTTCAGTTATGTAGactgaaattttccattctGTTATCTGCCTTAGAACATaaactgtctttaaaaagtGAGTGAAAATGCTAAAAAGATTTCTAAGATGtggagaaagtaaaaaaacctttttgctTACACACATAAATTTCTGTAACTGTGATGCTGAGAATTTCAGAATGTGCCTCTGCCATTTTGAAACAATGACTTAAAAATTTTACTGCAAGCTGTGCCAGAAATTTGCCTTGTTTTTATTGCTATTAATATCCATTTATGTGTCACCTCTGAAGGTCACCGTTTAGCATGCTTGAGAAAAACTTGAAGCAATATTATTCAGGATTTCAGTTTCATAGAAACCCATCCCCCAGACCTTTCTGAACATTCTTCAGAAGTTTAACCAGATTGTCCTTGTAATTCTGGAAACCAGAAGCCACAGATCATTAGCTAACCAGAGCTCAGTTTAGAGAGACTGTTTTTCACTTCCAGTGTTACATCCACTGGTAGCTGGTCAGTGTAGACAAGGAGAAAGCAACCTGATTCAGATATAGCACCATGAATGGGGCTAGAGCAAACTAAGCACATAGGATATTCTAGATAGTTTGGACAATGAAGCTGGAAAGAAGGCAAGACACTAGGGAAAAGCATTGatgagcagaaaaaatgaaCTTAAAGGGTTCTACAATCTGCTTCCATGTAAGGTATTCCTTTAAGAAGTTTACCTTAAACATGGACACACACACTGAAGTTTTTTCACAAGAAATCATGAACATCAACAAGAGAGATTTATATAAGTAAAAAATGTCCTGAGCTATCATAACTTACTAACAGTTTTACAACTGTTTATATAATTTAATGCTTCAGGAATAAATCCTATTTTTTGTCCATTAAATCTAAGGATCAAATGTATCAGCAGGACAATAATATAATAGATTTTAGAGGGCCAGAGGAGAGGGAGCTCCTCAGTTGATGACCCCTACTTGAACAAGTAGGGGTAAATTTCTATCCTCCTCAAAGTTTTAATTCAAACATGCCTACTTTAACACCATTTTAGAAACTTCAGGCACCGCTGGAAAGTGTTCCAGTCCTGTTTATACAAATAAATTGTTGGAGGGAAGTTCCTGAACAGGGGGTGTACATTCAGGGGGGCCTTGTCTGACATGTATTTACTGGTCTGCAAGTCACTGTAATGTTCATGACTTTTCACCTTAACTAGCTGCAGCACTGTCTGCCATAGTTTTTCCTCAGGTCATCATTCCACaaaattgcatttctgtgtTATGTgatctgtttgcatttttaaaccTAATTTGCCTTCTTTTATGCTTTGATCAAGTATTTCCACAACTCTACTTCCATATGCTGCGGCAGAGAAGAAGGGTGCTTCATGGAGAAGTGATTGTGGAAAAGGACGACTGAATCAAGCTGTGTAACTATGGTGcttttagtggaaaaaaagagggtaaaaaaccaaaatttccTATGATTTTTCTGAGTCCAAGTTTTAAAACATGGAACAAGAATAAACAACTGTTCATAAAATAGCATGGACTGTATTATTTTTACGATTAATTTATCTTCAGATGAACCTTTTCATCCTTGGTTTCACTTTGATTTTTAGTTCATCCTATCTTcagattaattattttcttattttcaataGGTTCACAAATAGGTTTAAGAATTGGATTAGCTGGCTACTGTACTTTCTGTTCTGAGAGGTCTGTTATGATCTGTAGTAATCAACAAGAACAGGAGAGTTGATAAGTTGCACTGAAAGTGAGTCTTCTGGAAAACAGAGCACAATTAGGTAATAAAGTTTTTCATAGACTAGGTGGCTTAAATGTTATTTAAGCTGTGTATTAAATAATACCTTTCTAGTTATAAGTACTGTTAGCATCTTGTTCAGTATATTTGGAATTACAGGATCACACTGTAGAATTCCAGAATGACTATTGAAAAAAGCTGAATTCTTGATTGTCAGTGCAAATGTAGatctctctgtatttttatttgtatttttaaagatatgtaGAATAATAGATATAATATTAACTGGTTAAAAGTTTGTGCTGAGAACTAGACTCAATGTGCCCACCTTCCTCTGGTCAGGGGCTGGAACAGGACTCACTTGCAGAGGAAGGATGATGGTCAGCGTGTTTCCTATTCTATCTTAACatatttatgcagaaaaaatatgGTATTGCATTTAGCAACTACAGCTATAGTGAGATATTTATCTTCTTATAAATAGCTATGTGGGATAAAATATATCTGAAGTAGtgtcttaaaatataaattgtgCTTTGAATCATCCCATTGTGCAATTTTAATTGCTCCCTCCCCATTAATTGTTTATACTGTGTTGACCTAGTTCTATGTAATGTATTCAATAAACTGCAAGAGGGATCCACAGTATATTAATAAAAGTTGAAAATGATACTACAGTATTTGATACCTGAGTGAGAGAGGTCCAATAAATGGATTAAATGTAGACAAGGATTAGAGGCAGCCTGAGAGATTCAGAGAAAAGGTAATGCATTTGAGGAAACTTGGACAATtactgggaaagagaaaagattgAAAAGTAACAATGTAGTAAGAAGCCTTGATAGTGTTGTCAACAAAATTGCCTTTGGCATCGGTAATCTTAAAGGAAAAGTACATATGCAGAATTGCTACATCAGGCAGCTGGAAATCAAAATACTCCTTGTGATTGCTGAAGTAATTTCTGGAGTTTGGTCTTACATTTTTATCTCAGGCATGAAGAACTGAGTCAatcttctgaaaagtcagagaacAGTAACAAAATTAGTTAAAATGAGAAGGAAGTCGGAAAGATTGAATCTTGAAGCATGTAAAATTTTTTGTCATGTGACAAATACATGTAAAAGAAGAGGTTTTCTAAGTATGAATGTGTGACTAGAACTAGTTATATAAAACTGGAACAAGGAAAATATCCAGTAAGTATCAGGAGAAAGATCTTACCCATGAGACCAGTTAGGTTATGGAATGACTCAGTAGGGCTTTTCAATGCATACAGTTTCTTGGAAGGTTTTAAGTTAGACATAATGCAATATTGGAAAGCAATCTTCCTTTGGCAACAATTTGAACTACATAGGCAGTTTCCATTTGTAGcttcaatgattctatgatcattcAGCTTTTTGAAAATTGTAAATACTCCTTTTTCTGGTATATCTGGTAATTTGATGAAAAAGCAAGGATGTACTACATCCCTGACTTTCTAATTTCATTTTGTGCCTCAAATTTGTGATAGTTATGCATGTCTTCATTACATGTAAATTAGTTTCCTTTCAAAAGAAGGTGCATAGTGGATTTCAGATAGTTCAGATAGACTACTAGATAGATACAAATTTAAAAGTTGTAATCTTTGTATTTTTAGAACAAGTTTCACACAAGGTGCTATAATTTAACCTATTCTCTGATCTATATGCAGCTACAATTattcaaagtttaaaatataaCCTACATTTGCAACACTGAATTACAAAATAGTGGTGTTGCAAATGTTTGGACTAGCAGTTACATTTGTCTGAAGTTCTAAGAGTACTGTTTTATAAACTTCACTTGATTTTTCATCCATGAGGAACATCATGGCagtttttagaaatatttctcagttAGCAACCAGAGGAGTATGATGAAATATGGGCAACTAAGATTAAAACTAAGTTCTGTGTCTCTTACTTTTTTAACTGTCAGGGCAGCTCAGTGAAGACCACAGCTATCAGTTCATTGAAAATGCTTTGGATAGTTTAGGGATGTGTTTTTTGAATCCTTCGTCAGACGAGTGTATCACACAAATACTATTTCTGTAACAAAAGGAACACCTGCACTCtagtaatatattttaattgtgACTTAGGGATATTATGTGTCAGTTAAGGATCTGCTTTTATATCCTTTTGTACATatgacatgaaaaaataaatacagcgCTGTTCGCTAAGATCTTGAGTTTACACTTGGGTAAAGCAACAGTGAACCAGGTAATGATAGatttaaaaaagttatttacagCCACAGAAGAGTCTTGCTAAATgataaagaagtaaaaaaaaagctaaaaattacTTACAATACTGCATTCAGTGTTTCATAGACTAGAGAGATTGCCATGTAGATTAATATGCATGCCAAATACTTCAAGATGAACAGGCATCATGTTCTTGTTTTGACTGAACCCTTTCACTGAAGCTTCAAtgtatacattttattttaatataatct
Coding sequences within:
- the HACD1 gene encoding very-long-chain (3R)-3-hydroxyacyl-CoA dehydratase 1 isoform X1 encodes the protein MASSEEDGGGNGAVEEKENGKKRRLGALATAWLIFYNVAMTAGWLVLGIAMVRFYVQKGTHRGLFRSVQKTLKFFQTFALLEVVHCAVGIVRTSVLVTGVQVSSRIFMVWFIAHSIKQIQNEESVILFLVVWTVTEITRYSFYTFNLLNHLPYFIKWARYNFFIVLYPAGVAGELLTIYAALPYVKKTGMFSLRLPNKYNVSFDYYYFLIIVMLSYVPLFPQLYFHMLRQRRRVLHGEVIVEKDD
- the HACD1 gene encoding very-long-chain (3R)-3-hydroxyacyl-CoA dehydratase 1 isoform X2, whose amino-acid sequence is MASSEEDGGGNGAVEEKENGKKRRLGALATAWLIFYNVAMTAGWLVLGIAMVRFYVQKGTHRGLFRSVQKTLKFFQTFALLEVVHCAVVRTSVLVTGVQVSSRIFMVWFIAHSIKQIQNEESVILFLVVWTVTEITRYSFYTFNLLNHLPYFIKWARYNFFIVLYPAGVAGELLTIYAALPYVKKTGMFSLRLPNKYNVSFDYYYFLIIVMLSYVPLFPQLYFHMLRQRRRVLHGEVIVEKDD